DNA sequence from the Candidatus Binataceae bacterium genome:
GACGCGTCGAACCAATGCAGATCTTCGACCGCCATCACGACCGACTGCACCGCGCCGAACAGCCAGGCGGCGAGGGTTGTCATCAGCCGTTTGCGTTGTTGCTCCGGGGAGAGCATCAAGCGGCGAATACTTCTCGCCAACCGGAAGATTCAGCATCGTGGCGATAAGCGGCACCGCCTCAGCAAGCTTCAGTCCTGCGAGTTCGAGAGCTCTTTCCAACTCGCTTAGCTTGGTCGCGTCCGAATCATCAGCGCGTCGTGCGAAGTTCAATTGAAGCATCTCAGCGATCGGATAGAAGGGCGTGTTCTGGAAATACGGCGAGCCTGCGCATTCGATCCACAAATGCGGCTTCGAGACCAGCTGCTTGCGAAATTGCCGCACCAGGCGCGACTTGCCGATTCCTGGCTCACCCACGATCAACAAAACCTGCCCCTCACCCTCGGATGCGCGTTCCCAACGACTACACAAAAGCTGCGTTTCATCGTCACGTCCAACGAACGGCGTAAGACCGCGTACGATGGACGCCGCCAGACGATTTCGCACACTACTCAGTCGCACGATTCGATACAGATCGACGGGCTCGGCGAGCCCCTTCAATTGGTGAGCGCCGCGTTCCTCGACGACGAAAAGACCCGAAACCAACCGATTGACTGTCGGGGTGACAACCACCGTGTCGGGATCGGCTGCTGACTGCACTCGCGACGCGATATTGGCGGTATCGCCGAAGACCTCCGACTCGCTGCCACCGCCCTTGCCGACCACGACGGTACCGCTATCGATGCCGACGCGGACCGATAGTTTGGGACGATTGACCGCGGCGCGACGGTTGAGCTCGCGAACGGCCTCAACTATGGCAAGTCCCGCGCGCCCAGCACGTTCGGCGTCATTGTCATGGGCCTCTGGCCAACCGAAGTACGCCAGTATGCCGTCGCCCAGGTACTTCGCTACGTACCCACCGAAGCGCGTGACCGCTTCTGTCGCGGCGCGGTGATAGTCCGCCACGAGTTCGCGAAATTCCTCGGGGTCGAGGTGAGCCGAAATTTCGGTCGAGCCAACCAGATCGCTGAACAGCACCGTCAGATGGCGTCGCTCGCCGCTGGCTTCGCCTGGTTGGACCTGCGATGTCTCAGCTACGGGAGCACTAACGGCAGCGCTGAATGCAGCACCGCATTCACCGCAGAATTTGGCCTGTGCTACGCTCTCGGCGCCGCATTTTAGACACCTAGGGCTGAATGGTGTACCGCATTCGACGCAGAACTTCGCGCCTTCGGTGTTGTCTGTATTGCACTTCGAACAGCGCATTGCGGTTGTCCGCCCCCGTCGCTCGCAAGACGGTCCAGCCTAAACCTAAACCTGTTTCGGCAGCCATCGCAAAGGACTTCAAACTTCGGGTAGACCAGCTTGGATGCTTTGGCCCAGGGCGAACTATCGTTACGGCGATGATCGTGAAGGCCCACTTCTTAAAGCCGATGCTCTGCCATGCGGTGAGGGAGGTTCCCGAGAGGCCGCGGTGGAAGTACGACAAGCTGACGATCGCGGTCGATCGCCCGAGGTCGAGGCCGGAGGATGAAAAACGGTTCGTACAGAGAGAGCGGAATACGGCCGCCGCGGGGTGACCGGCGCGGAGCGAAGTCGTGAGTCCGATCGAAACGAGCACGATTGTGTTCGCCTGCGTATTCGGCGGTGCCATGCTCGGGATGGCGTTGCGGCAGGTCCTTCCGGAGCACCACCTGGACGCCGATACGAAAAGGACCTGGTGAAGCTCGGCGTCGGGCTGATCGGCACGATGACTGAGCTGGTGCACGGTCTGCTCGTAGCGTCGGCCGAAGGTTGGTTTGACACTCAACGCGGCGAGCTTACTCAGTTAGCTGCCAACACCATCCTGCTTGACCGCGTGCTCGCGCATTATGGACCGGAAACCGCAGACGTACGCGGCATGTTAAAGCTCGCGGTGCCGGGATGATTCAACAGATCTGGGGCGGAGCGATTGA
Encoded proteins:
- a CDS encoding adenylate/guanylate cyclase domain-containing protein codes for the protein MRCSKCNTDNTEGAKFCVECGTPFSPRCLKCGAESVAQAKFCGECGAAFSAAVSAPVAETSQVQPGEASGERRHLTVLFSDLVGSTEISAHLDPEEFRELVADYHRAATEAVTRFGGYVAKYLGDGILAYFGWPEAHDNDAERAGRAGLAIVEAVRELNRRAAVNRPKLSVRVGIDSGTVVVGKGGGSESEVFGDTANIASRVQSAADPDTVVVTPTVNRLVSGLFVVEERGAHQLKGLAEPVDLYRIVRLSSVRNRLAASIVRGLTPFVGRDDETQLLCSRWERASEGEGQVLLIVGEPGIGKSRLVRQFRKQLVSKPHLWIECAGSPYFQNTPFYPIAEMLQLNFARRADDSDATKLSELERALELAGLKLAEAVPLIATMLNLPVGEKYSPLDALPGATTQTADDNPRRLAVRRGAVGRDGGRRSALVRRV